The DNA segment TCGCCCACGCCAATTAATTTAACAGGAAGGCCGAGTTCTTTTCTTACCGCAATGATTATTCCTCCCTTTGCTGTGCCGTCGAGTTTTGTAAGGGCAATTCCTGTAACGCCAACGGCTTCTCCAAAAATCTTTGCCTGGTGAATGACATTCTGTCCGGAAGTTGCATCAACGACAAGCAGCACCTCATGAGGGGCATCGGGAAGCGCTTTAGCTATTACCCTCTTAACTTTTTTCAGCTCTTCCATGAGGTTGGATTTTGTATGGAGTCTTCCAGCAGTATCGATTATAACTACATCAGCATTTTTTGCCCTGGCAGATGCTATTGCATCAAAGGCAACTGCTGCAGGGTCTGCGCCGCTTTGATGTTTTATAATCTGGGCTCCGGCCCTCTGCGCCCATATCTCAAGCTGCTGGGTGGCAGCAGCCCTGAATGTATCTCCTGCAGCGAGGATGACCTTGAGCCCATCTGCTGTGAAGCGATTTGCAAGTTTTCCTATGGTTGTTGTCTTTCCAACCCCATTTACACCAACGGCCAATATTACAAAAGGCCTGTTTGCTGTAATCTTTATGCCATCCCCGTTTTGAAGGATAGACCTTATCTGTTCTTTGAGGGCCTCTTTGAGGCTGTGGCCATCAGGCATTTCCCCTTTTTTAAATTTATCCTTCAGGGCAG comes from the Nitrospirota bacterium genome and includes:
- the ftsY gene encoding signal recognition particle-docking protein FtsY, translating into MGFFERLKEGLTKTRKGLIEKAEALFYGRVIDESLLEELEELLVMSDVGPKAASSIISALKDKFKKGEMPDGHSLKEALKEQIRSILQNGDGIKITANRPFVILAVGVNGVGKTTTIGKLANRFTADGLKVILAAGDTFRAAATQQLEIWAQRAGAQIIKHQSGADPAAVAFDAIASARAKNADVVIIDTAGRLHTKSNLMEELKKVKRVIAKALPDAPHEVLLVVDATSGQNVIHQAKIFGEAVGVTGIALTKLDGTAKGGIIIAVRKELGLPVKLIGVGEGVDDLRDFDAQEFVEALFG